The genomic segment CGTGAGGGTGCCTGTCTTGCAGGAAGGCAGGAAGGCGGTCCTGCCTTAGAAACCAAGGGCAGGAACGAACCGCATCGCCGCATCCGGAAGATCTCAAGGCGGAGGGCGCGGAGCAAAGATACGGTTTGAATGCTGTCAGGCTCTTTGATTCCGGTCAGCGGGACGCCTTACGTGAAGGCTTCCGCGGCGGCGCGGATCGTGACTTCGATGTCTCTGGGGGTGTGGGCCAGTGAGACGAAGCAGGCTTCGAATTGCGATGGGGCCAGGTAAACTCCCCGCTGCAGCAGTGCATGGAAAAATCGGGCGTAACGGATCGTGTCGCTGGTGCGGGCGGAGTGGTAATCGGTCACCGCGTTCGACGTGAAGAAGATGGTGAACATCGAGCCTGCGCGGTTGATCTCCACCGGCACGAAGGCGGCCGATGCGGCCTGGCGCAATCCTTCCTCCAGCCGCGCCGAATGCGCCTCCAGCCTGGCGTAGGTCCCGGGTTTCTTGAGCGCTTTGAGGGTTGCGATGCCGGCTGCGACGGCCAGAGGATTCCCCGAGAGCGTGCCGGCCTGATAGACCGGGCCTTGAGGGGCCACCCGGTCCATGATTGCGCGGCTGCCGCCGTACGCCCCCACCGGCAGGCCGCCGCCGATGATTTTTCCCAGGCAGGTGAGATCCGGCTTGATGCGGTAGAGCTCCTGCGCACCGCCGTAGGCCAGCCGGAAACCGGTCATCACCTCGTCGAAGATCAGCAGCGTGCCGTGCTCGCGCGTCAGCTTGCGCAGCCGCTGGAGGAAACCCTTGGCCGGCGGGACGGTGCCCATATTGCCCGCGACGGGCTCCACGATCACGGCGGCTACTTCGGACCTGTGGCGTTCGAGCGCGCGCTGGACCATCTCGACGTCGTTGTACGGGAGTGAAATCGTGAGCGCGGAAGCTTCCAGGGGCACTCCCGGACTGTCGGGCAACCCGAGGGTCGCCACGCCCGAGCCCGCCTTGACCAGAAGGCCGTCCGCATGGCCGTGATAGCAGCCGTCGAACTTGATGATCCGGGGGCGCCCGGTGAATGCGCGCGCCAGCCGGATGGCGCTCATCGTCGCCTCGGTGCCCGAGTTGACCAGCCGGACTTTTTCGATCGACGGTACCGCTTTGCAGATCATCTCGGCCAGGATGACCTCGTTCTCGGTCGAAGCCCCGAAGC from the Terriglobia bacterium genome contains:
- the hemL gene encoding glutamate-1-semialdehyde 2,1-aminomutase; the protein is MSRLSKELFVRATHRIPGGVNSPVRAFRSVGGDPLFIKSGKGSRMTDVDGASYIDYVGSWGPLILGHAPAPVKAALRAQISRGTSFGASTENEVILAEMICKAVPSIEKVRLVNSGTEATMSAIRLARAFTGRPRIIKFDGCYHGHADGLLVKAGSGVATLGLPDSPGVPLEASALTISLPYNDVEMVQRALERHRSEVAAVIVEPVAGNMGTVPPAKGFLQRLRKLTREHGTLLIFDEVMTGFRLAYGGAQELYRIKPDLTCLGKIIGGGLPVGAYGGSRAIMDRVAPQGPVYQAGTLSGNPLAVAAGIATLKALKKPGTYARLEAHSARLEEGLRQAASAAFVPVEINRAGSMFTIFFTSNAVTDYHSARTSDTIRYARFFHALLQRGVYLAPSQFEACFVSLAHTPRDIEVTIRAAAEAFT